TTCGTATACTCATCGTCAGAGTTTACCTGCTTAAGTTTATCGTCTAATTGTGTGAGCTTATACCATGCCAATGTGCGAGCATCTTCTGGTACAGATTCTTTCCGCAACACCATCGCAGTTAAAATATTGAGATATTCACGTTGCAAGCCGCGCCGCAAACTAGTAATCTTCAGGGGTTGGTTTTTTGGTTTTAAGACTTCTGTCCAGATTCCTGATTGCAAAGTGTCAAATAGTTCAGGAAGAGTCAGTGCTTCTCCTGATTGGGTTTTGAGTTCGATATCCTTAAGGCGAGAAAGGCGATCGCGTGAGAGTAAATCCCGCAACACTGAACGCTGTAGCAGCAACACCATTTCAGAAATGGGATAATCTAAACGACCAACTTGTGGATCGCTACCCCAATGTCGCCAACGAGAAGGCGCTAATTTATTCAGCAGTTCTGGTGAAAAGTTGAGCGCATCCTCTGCAAAGATATACTTTTGCAATGTTTTTAAAGCCTGTCGTTGTTGTTCAACTGGCACTGGTTGAAATGGTAATTGGCGCTGATATTCGCTAGCATGGACTCGGTAAAAAGACTGTCCACCAATATATTTGGAAGTATAGTATATCTGCTGAAAATAGTTACCTAATACTGTGCTAAAACGTTCGCTCACATCACTAAAACTGTCTCCCTCCGTTGGCAAACGTTCATTGAGACGCTCCCACATCAAACGAGAGTTATTCAATTGCCACTGTGAATAAAGTAGTACATCACCGCTGTTATCCCAAGCATCAGCTGTGGGGTCGAGATCATACACATCTTCATCTGTAGAATAACTTAACTCAGGCTTGTAAGATTGTTTAGCAATTTCCTCTAAAATCGGCTTTTCCGCCACAGGAGTTACTGCCTGAGTTGGGGTGTAACCGTACTGAATCGCCCATTCGTCATATACTCCCACCATATTTGGAAAATAATCTCCTTGCTTTGTACCTTGAGGGGCGATGTTTGGGGGAATGTAGTCCATCACCGATGCTGTCAAACCTTTACTGCGGGTGATTTCTGTATTATTCATATCGTCTGGTGGCAGCAGCGTACTACCACGGAAGTTGTGGCGTAAACCAAGGGTATGTCCAACTTCGTGAGCGATAATTAAACGTAAATATTGATGAATGTATTCTTTTACCTTGTCTTTGCTGGGTGTGCTGTCTGGCAGTAGTGACATTGCCAATGAACCAAAGGCAAACTGATTAGCAGCTTCCATCCCATAGCATAAATCGTACTCACCTGCGAGTTTGGATAAACCATTTAACAACTGTTGTTCTGGCATCTGCTGGGGAGTATTATTGTCTGTCGCATTGAAACCTTTGGTGCAAAGCAGACGATTTTGCATCAATGCTGATAAAGTAGTGCTAGCCTGTGTTTGACTAGGTTGGATAGTTTTGCGATAGTCATTCTTGAGCATCCGTACAAAACTGGCATCGACTACAATGTCTGCATCCAAAATTTCCCCAGTTAACGGATTAACACGGGATGGCCCCAGCGCAAAGTATCCATCTACGGTGTTAATCCAGCGAATTGTGTTGTAGCGGATATCTGCTGAGTCCCATGTAGCGTTATCTGGCATTTGCCGAACTTCAATCGCATCTTTAAATCCCACTTTCAGAAAGGCTTTGTTCCACATCAGTACCCCTTCTTTAATGGCATCGCGGTACTCTAAAGGCACAGCGTTATCAATCCAGAAGACAATCGGTTGTTTCGGTGGAGAAATTGCTGCTTTGGGATCTTGTTTTTGCAGATTCCAGCGATTGATGTAGCGGACAAAGGGATCACCCTGATTGTCATTGGATAAGTCTTGGTAAGCGGTGATAAAATAGCCGACGCGATCGTCTGCTAAACGTGGTTGGTAATTGTTGTTTGGTAGTTGCGAGAGACTGTAGTGAACACGCAGGGTAAAACCACGACTGTCAGGTAGCGTGGCATAACTTTGCGTTTCATTAGTGCGATTGCTGACGCTGCGGGAGAAATTTAAAACCGACTCAACTTCTATGTTTTGGGGAAAGACTTTTGCAGTACCAAAATAGGAACGGTCTGTGCTGGGAGACAATCCCAAACTCGCAGATAATCCGGCTAAGTCTGTGAGTAGCAAGTCACCTAAGTCAATTAGAATAGTTTTGCGTTGGGGATGAATACTTTTAATAGCAACGCTGTAGAGAACAGAGTCACTGAAAGACCTCGCAAGCGATCGCACTTGCGGATCTCCCTCGCGAGTGCGAAAGTTAACATTGCGAACAGTAAAATATAACTTATTATCTACTCTTTGAAAATAAAATAAAAAGTCTTGTAAAGGTATACCACTGTAAATACCTCGCTCACCAATTCCAGATTCTAAAGTTCCTGTAGCTAGGTAATTTTTATTTAATTGTTCTGGTTTAATTTCTAAATAAATTTTATTCTTCTCTTTCTGGCGATAAAGGGTAAAAAGCCCCCCTGACTTTTGCGTATCCTTGATTACTTGATCAAAAGGCTGAAAGTCATCTTTTTTTGCCGGTGTAACACTAGAGTTAGGTTTTTCATTTGGTTTGTCTGGGGTTTTTTGTACTTGTAAAAATGGTTGCTGACCTGCTTTTCTAGGCTCTGTCACTACCCAGTTAAAAGGCTGGCTTTGTACATATTTGTTCTGATTAATTACCCAAACTTGCTTTGATGGCAGCCTCAGTTTTTTGTCAACATTAGCGTTCCTTGACAAGGTTAAAGAAGTTTTTATTTTGCCATCTCTAATACTCATTAACTTACCAGAAGCCAAGCTAGCCTTGTCTACTTTGATAGCTTGAGTTTTCCTTGCATCTTCTAGAACTTGCTCTGCTTGATGCTTAGTATCCAAGTCCCCATCGACTCTAATCGGTAATGACTTAGCTCTAGCAGTTGCTATTCCTAAAAACAAACCATGTAGCAAAATTATATAAAAAGTTAATCTTTTCATCTATCTATCCCTGATAATTATTTCGCAGCTAATGTTCAAATTTTGTAAACCTATACTCTCTCCTGTGTTGCAATAGTTTTATCTAAGAGAAGTTTGCTCGGCACAAGCCACCGCTTAGAACTTTGGTAGACATTTTTAGCTGCTTGATATCAAGCAGCTAACTTTTTAGTTTAGTTCTAATTGCGATTTTTCTGCTTTGTTGTGCTGTTTTGCTATAGTATTTCTGCTAACAATTGCCTCTGTAGCAAAGAGTACGTATTATTTTGACATCCAGTTAGTAAAGATGCTGAAACAAAAATATAGCAACTTAGCCAAAATACTAAAGGCAACTCAAAAATGAAAAAGTTTTCTAGCTGACACTTTAGTTTTATCAAGAAAAAGCAGGAATCTCCTGGGGGTTAGTGCTTACAAAAGCACTATTAATTGTAACTAGTATCTATCTATACTAACAAATTTTACATGAGAGAATCTCATTGAATAAGAAAAAGCTTGAAAAAGAGTTTATCAAAATAGGAATTAACAAGTATTAAAAGGCACAGAAATGACAATATTTTTATCTCAAATCTGGAAAGTGTTGAGAAATTATGTGAGGGGTAAAGAATTACAAGAAAAGCCAAAGTCAAAATCTTTGACAGGCGAAGTAATTTTATCTCCAGGCAAAATTATTAAAGAACTAGATAAAAGCGTTAAATTGGCTGAAAATAATTGGCAAGATGCTGTATGGTATCAAAGATTACAAAAAAGTTTGGAGCAATGGACAATATCAGGTAGTGATTTGGCTATTAAGACAGGCTACAGCACACCACCTGTAGAAGGGCAGCAGCTTGCCACAAGTAATCGCCAGATGGACGCAGAGATTTACGATTTGCTAGGTAATGGTGCGCTGAAACCAGAAATAGTTGAGCAAGTAATGGAATTCCTTCGGGGTAGTAAAAAAATTAGCATTACACTGCTTTTCCAGCGCCTAGAAGATTTTTATCGTCGCTGGTGTCAGGGGGAATTTATTGATGCAACACCAGATAAAAATCTGCCTCAGCAAAAAATGTTAAAGCTGGCAGCACAAAAAATTACTCTCGGACTGAGACAGATAGACATATATACAGGACTTAACGTGCTGATTTTACTGTTGGAGTTACATCATTATGCTCAAGAGCAAGATGAACTCAAAGCACAAATCACGTTCTATCCTTCTGCCCAACCAGATACAGATAATTTTTTCACATCCCAGTTACTGCGGATCATCAACTATAGCGATGCCCTGGAAATTGGTAACTTTAGTACTATAGTCGGGGAATTCCTCAAAGGCGGTAAATTTAGAGGTGCTTATTTAGGTGATGCCAATCTGACTGGGGTGAACTTCAGCGGTGCTGACCTTAGCGGTGCTTACTTAGGTGATGCCAACTTAACTGGCGTCAACTTTAGCGGTGCTAACCTAGCTGGTGCTAACCTCAATGATGCCAACCTCAGCGGTGCTAACTTGACTGGCGCTAACTTGACTGGTGCTGACCTCAACAGCACTAACCTCAGCGGTGCAAATCTTAGTGGTGTTAACCTCAACCGTGGGGAACTCAGCAGTGCTGACCTCAGCAGCACTCATCTCAGTCATGCCAATCTCAGTCATGCCAACTTGACTGGTACTAATCTCAAAGATGCCGACCTCAGTCATGCTGACTTTAGCAACGCTAACCTCTTTGGTGCTAATCTGAGTGACGCTAACCTCAGCAGCATTAACCTTAACCATGCTGACCTTTGCCGCGCCGACCTCAGCGGTGCTGATTTGCGCCACGCTACCCTCAATGGCACAAACTTGAGTGACACAATTCTGTTCAGTACTAACCTCAGCAACGCCATCCTTGTAGCTGCTGACCTTAGCTACGCCAAACTCAACGGTGCGAAGCTTAACGACGCTAAACTTGATGGTGCAATGTTCTTAGGCGCTGACCTTAGCGGCGTAGACCTCACGGGAGTCACTCTCAATGATGCCGACCTCAGTGGGGGAACTCTCAATGATGCTGACCTCAGCGGCGCTGACCTCACCGATGCTGTATTTTTTGGCACAGACCTCAGCTATGCTCACTTAAATAACGCTAACCTCTCTGGTAGTAACCTCAGCGGTGCTATTTTAAATGGTGCGGATCTCAGCCACAGTAACCTCAGTCAAGCGATTCTTGGTGGTGCTGACCTTAGTGAGGCTAATCTTGAAGAAATGACTTGGGGTGTAATGCAGCAATGGAAGGGTGTACGGGGATTAGAAACGGCAGTTAATGTACCTGATGCAATGAAAGAACAATTGGGATTGCGTTGAGGGGAGAGGGAATTTGCCTAATAAGTAAATAGACATAATTAAACTGAAGATGCTTGTGGCTCTTAGTTTGTGCTTTAGCGCTAAAGCGCAAACTACAAACTTTAATTTATCTATCTCTACTTAGTTAAGATATGCGATCGCTTCTTTCTCTCTTCTTCTGTACCTCTTTAAGTATGGTAGGCTACTAGGCGTCTAAGTTCCCGTTGCTACACTAAAATAAACAGGTCGCTGAATGGCTACATCTGCGATATGACCGCTAATCAAGAATTATCACGACTATTTATGAATCATCAGTTTTACACTAGGCTCTAAATAATCAGTGATTATCAGGGTTCATACGCATGAAAAAGCACCTATCAGAAAGCTGGCAACAGTTTCGGACATCCTTCGCAGTTGAGGAGAGTCAGAACACAACAATTGAAACTGGTAAAGCAGTTTTAGAAGCAGCTAAAACTTTTAAAGAACAAAGTACTAATGTAGAAGCTTTAAAACTTCTATTACAAAATTCGTCTTCATTATTAGATATTCTATGTTCTCCGTTAACGCAGGTATTGCGTGCAAGGTTGCCCTTTTTACCAATTGGTATAGCTTTATTGAGGTTTGATCGCGAAGTCACTAAGCAATATCCTTCTTTAGAAGACTGCGTATTTATAGTTAGTCAAGTAGCTTATTTGGAAAGTGTTATAGAAATTTTATCTTTATATCCTGCTGTTAATTGGGATGCAAATCTGAATATTACTAAAGTTTTAACAAAGCAACTGCAAAAAATTAGCCAAATTGAATTAAATTATCACACTGCGAGCCAGGCGATCGCCTGTTTTCATCAATCAGAATTAGCACCAGCTTTTAATAAAGTGTTATTGGCTCGGTTGATGGCAGTGAATATCCCAAAAGCTAATGCCATTCTTTTAACAAAACGAATAGCTTGGAATACTCATCGCTACATGATTAAAGCTTGGATACAATCCGGTGATGCCGTTAAAAATGTGATTCAAAATTCTTTGAGGCAATGGTATAAAGAACAGCAAAAACTTCAAAGTGTTGATGCATATTTACAAAGATATCTTACAGCTAAATCTTTAGAAAATATTTTTGATGAAAACTTTGCATTCAAAGATATATATGTACCTCTCAAAGCTAAGTATGTAAACGAAAATCCAGAAACTGTAGATTTAGAAAAATGGGCTAAGGAAATCTTATTAAATCCAAATGCCAAGGAACAGGTGATATTTATCCAAGGATACTCAGGAAGTGGTAAAAGTTTCTTTTGTAAAATGTTTGCTGATTGGATAAGGCAGCATTTATATCCCATTTGGACACCAATTTTGATTGAGATAAAGGATATTATCTCTTTTGAACCTAGTTTAGAAAGTATTTTGGAAGCAAAACTACAAAAGATTTTTTTTTCAAGTGATGATAGTTGGTTAAAAAATCACCATATCCGATTTTTATTTATCTTAGATGGTTTAGATGAATTGCAATCCAAGCCTAGGATTAACTTTAATATAGAAGCATTTATTAAACAAGTAGCAAGATTCCAGCATGAATACAATAGCCATAATGAGATGGGGCATCGAGTTCTAATAACAGGTAGAGCGATGCCTACGCAAAGTATCCATTACTTGTCCTGTGGCTTCAAGTCGGTAGAAATTTTGGAAATTGATAAGCAACTTCAAGAAATATGGTTGAGTAAATGGGAAATATTACAAGGAAATAAAGATAATACCGCAGCATTGTGGCATTTTTTGCAAAGCGATGAATGTCCACCACAAGTTCAGCAATTAGCACAAGAGCCGCTCTTGCTATATTTATTAGCTGCTATGTATCGAGATGGAAAATTAACAGTTGATAAATTAAAGCAAAAAAATCAGCAAATAGCGAAAACTGTGATTTATCAGGAGGCTTTAAACTGGGTATTGACAAAACATCATTTAGAAGGCGATCGCTCAACAGATAGTGGCAATCAATTAAATATTGGAATAGCTAATCAAGAAGCTAAAGATTTAAAACGTATTCTTACAGAAGCAGCAGCTTGTGTAGTTCAATCGGGAGGTAAGTTTGCCTCAATCTCAATGTTAGAGGCACGTTTAGAAGAAGATGAAACAGCAAAAGCCTTAATTATAAAAGCTAAAAAAAGACTGATTAAAGAACCTATAAAAACGGCTTTTGCGGCTTTTTATATTTGTTCTACTGATAAACCAGAGAGTAGAGTTGAGTTTTTTCATAAGAGTTTTAGTGATTTTCTATTTGCCGAATGCTTGAGAACACACTTCAAAATTTGGACACAATACTACGAAGCAGAAGACGGAAGACAACTTATTACTACCGATGCCCAGATGAATTGGGAAATTTATGATTTACTGGGTTTTGGCAGACTAACGTTAGAAATTGTGGAATTTGCAATAGGGTTACTCATTGAGAGCCAAAATTTTCCTTGGGAACAGCTATTTAGACGTTTAGAAAATTTTTACCGCAGCTGGTGTCAAGGAAAATTCATTGATTCTGCTGAAGACACTTTGCCACAGAAAAAGTTGCGACAGTTACACAAGTACGGAATTCAAAAGCTAGGTCAACGTCAGGTAGATATCTACACAGGTTTGAATGTGATGATTTTGCTCTTAGAGTTGCATCGTTATGCTCAAGAGCGAGATGATCTTAAAGAACAAATTGTCTTTTATCCATCTAGACAAGCTGAAGAAGAATTTTATTTTACAAACCAACTACTTCACATCATTAATTACAGTGATTGTATTCAACCTGAGAATTTTAATCATGTAGTTGGGCAATTTCTTAGCAACGCTAACCTTAATGGCGCTATCCTTAGCGGGGTAGACCTTAGCAACGCTAATCTGTGTGGTACAAACCTCAGTGGTGCAAACCTCAGTGGCGCTATCCTCAGCAACGCTAATCTCAGTAACGCTAATCTTAGTGGTGCTATTCTCAGCGGTGCTATCCTTAACAGCGCTATCCTCAACAGCGCCAGTCTCAACAATGCCATCCTTAGCAGCGCCATCCTCAATAGCGCCATCCTCAATAAGGCTATCCTCAATAGTGCTATCTTTAGCGTTGCAGACCTTAGCGGCGCTAACCTTAGCAATGCAGACCTTCAGGGTGCTATTCTCAGGGGTGCTATCCTTACTAACGCAGACCTCAGCGACGCAGACCTGAGTGGTGTAGACTTCAGCAGCACTATTCTCAGAGGCGCTAACCTCAGTCGCGCTAATCTCAGCAATGACATCTTTGGAGATATTGTTTGGGACGAAAATACTAACTGGGACGATGTACAAGGGCTAGATACAGCAATTAATGTGCCAGAAGCTTTATTGCAAGAGTTATGGTTGGCGTGAGAGGTAGTTGAGAGACCAAGGCGAACACTTGCAATGACAAGTAATTCAGTATGGCGATCGCATTCCTTGCATACTCAAGCTGTTAATTCTGCTTTACACTTAGGATGCGTAGGCGCAGCCCGCACTTCGACAAAGCTCAGTGACCACCGTAGGCATCGCAGTAATTGAACTCACGTTATATTGACAAAGATAAAGGGTAAAAGAAAAACCTTTCCCCTTTATCCCTACAAAACTTTGCATATTTCGGTTTAATCGCGTTTACTTACTTCGGCAAAACCGCACTTTGGCGCACAGTACGCTTGCGATCGCTTTTACGAATACCCCCAGCCATCTGATACTCATGGCTATTGCTACCATATTTATAAGCAATACCACGCAAAATTTTCTCAGAATAGTCTGCTAAATCTTGTTCATTTTCGATGATTTGGGTTAGTAAGACATCAATAGTGGAGAGGGTGGTATTGTATGCTTCTAGAGATTGCCGGAGGCTTTCGATTTTTTCAGTATAATCTTTGACTGTTAACCTCTCTCCGACATCGAGAGTTGGACTAATAGATTTAATGCTTGCAAGACGTACTTGAGCTTTGCCAAGAGTACGTGAATTGCGTT
This region of Nostoc sp. UHCC 0302 genomic DNA includes:
- a CDS encoding pentapeptide repeat-containing protein; protein product: MKKHLSESWQQFRTSFAVEESQNTTIETGKAVLEAAKTFKEQSTNVEALKLLLQNSSSLLDILCSPLTQVLRARLPFLPIGIALLRFDREVTKQYPSLEDCVFIVSQVAYLESVIEILSLYPAVNWDANLNITKVLTKQLQKISQIELNYHTASQAIACFHQSELAPAFNKVLLARLMAVNIPKANAILLTKRIAWNTHRYMIKAWIQSGDAVKNVIQNSLRQWYKEQQKLQSVDAYLQRYLTAKSLENIFDENFAFKDIYVPLKAKYVNENPETVDLEKWAKEILLNPNAKEQVIFIQGYSGSGKSFFCKMFADWIRQHLYPIWTPILIEIKDIISFEPSLESILEAKLQKIFFSSDDSWLKNHHIRFLFILDGLDELQSKPRINFNIEAFIKQVARFQHEYNSHNEMGHRVLITGRAMPTQSIHYLSCGFKSVEILEIDKQLQEIWLSKWEILQGNKDNTAALWHFLQSDECPPQVQQLAQEPLLLYLLAAMYRDGKLTVDKLKQKNQQIAKTVIYQEALNWVLTKHHLEGDRSTDSGNQLNIGIANQEAKDLKRILTEAAACVVQSGGKFASISMLEARLEEDETAKALIIKAKKRLIKEPIKTAFAAFYICSTDKPESRVEFFHKSFSDFLFAECLRTHFKIWTQYYEAEDGRQLITTDAQMNWEIYDLLGFGRLTLEIVEFAIGLLIESQNFPWEQLFRRLENFYRSWCQGKFIDSAEDTLPQKKLRQLHKYGIQKLGQRQVDIYTGLNVMILLLELHRYAQERDDLKEQIVFYPSRQAEEEFYFTNQLLHIINYSDCIQPENFNHVVGQFLSNANLNGAILSGVDLSNANLCGTNLSGANLSGAILSNANLSNANLSGAILSGAILNSAILNSASLNNAILSSAILNSAILNKAILNSAIFSVADLSGANLSNADLQGAILRGAILTNADLSDADLSGVDFSSTILRGANLSRANLSNDIFGDIVWDENTNWDDVQGLDTAINVPEALLQELWLA
- a CDS encoding pentapeptide repeat-containing protein, producing the protein MTIFLSQIWKVLRNYVRGKELQEKPKSKSLTGEVILSPGKIIKELDKSVKLAENNWQDAVWYQRLQKSLEQWTISGSDLAIKTGYSTPPVEGQQLATSNRQMDAEIYDLLGNGALKPEIVEQVMEFLRGSKKISITLLFQRLEDFYRRWCQGEFIDATPDKNLPQQKMLKLAAQKITLGLRQIDIYTGLNVLILLLELHHYAQEQDELKAQITFYPSAQPDTDNFFTSQLLRIINYSDALEIGNFSTIVGEFLKGGKFRGAYLGDANLTGVNFSGADLSGAYLGDANLTGVNFSGANLAGANLNDANLSGANLTGANLTGADLNSTNLSGANLSGVNLNRGELSSADLSSTHLSHANLSHANLTGTNLKDADLSHADFSNANLFGANLSDANLSSINLNHADLCRADLSGADLRHATLNGTNLSDTILFSTNLSNAILVAADLSYAKLNGAKLNDAKLDGAMFLGADLSGVDLTGVTLNDADLSGGTLNDADLSGADLTDAVFFGTDLSYAHLNNANLSGSNLSGAILNGADLSHSNLSQAILGGADLSEANLEEMTWGVMQQWKGVRGLETAVNVPDAMKEQLGLR
- a CDS encoding zinc-dependent metalloprotease; this translates as MKRLTFYIILLHGLFLGIATARAKSLPIRVDGDLDTKHQAEQVLEDARKTQAIKVDKASLASGKLMSIRDGKIKTSLTLSRNANVDKKLRLPSKQVWVINQNKYVQSQPFNWVVTEPRKAGQQPFLQVQKTPDKPNEKPNSSVTPAKKDDFQPFDQVIKDTQKSGGLFTLYRQKEKNKIYLEIKPEQLNKNYLATGTLESGIGERGIYSGIPLQDFLFYFQRVDNKLYFTVRNVNFRTREGDPQVRSLARSFSDSVLYSVAIKSIHPQRKTILIDLGDLLLTDLAGLSASLGLSPSTDRSYFGTAKVFPQNIEVESVLNFSRSVSNRTNETQSYATLPDSRGFTLRVHYSLSQLPNNNYQPRLADDRVGYFITAYQDLSNDNQGDPFVRYINRWNLQKQDPKAAISPPKQPIVFWIDNAVPLEYRDAIKEGVLMWNKAFLKVGFKDAIEVRQMPDNATWDSADIRYNTIRWINTVDGYFALGPSRVNPLTGEILDADIVVDASFVRMLKNDYRKTIQPSQTQASTTLSALMQNRLLCTKGFNATDNNTPQQMPEQQLLNGLSKLAGEYDLCYGMEAANQFAFGSLAMSLLPDSTPSKDKVKEYIHQYLRLIIAHEVGHTLGLRHNFRGSTLLPPDDMNNTEITRSKGLTASVMDYIPPNIAPQGTKQGDYFPNMVGVYDEWAIQYGYTPTQAVTPVAEKPILEEIAKQSYKPELSYSTDEDVYDLDPTADAWDNSGDVLLYSQWQLNNSRLMWERLNERLPTEGDSFSDVSERFSTVLGNYFQQIYYTSKYIGGQSFYRVHASEYQRQLPFQPVPVEQQRQALKTLQKYIFAEDALNFSPELLNKLAPSRWRHWGSDPQVGRLDYPISEMVLLLQRSVLRDLLSRDRLSRLKDIELKTQSGEALTLPELFDTLQSGIWTEVLKPKNQPLKITSLRRGLQREYLNILTAMVLRKESVPEDARTLAWYKLTQLDDKLKQVNSDDEYTKAHILETRDRIEKILNAPLQGN